One Pseudomonas sp. C27(2019) DNA window includes the following coding sequences:
- a CDS encoding glyceraldehyde-3-phosphate dehydrogenase, translated as MTQKTDQCLGEWIDREALAEAMIPLIGHLYRSNNVVTSIYGRGLINRSVIAILKAHRFARHRIGNDSELSVRDTYPMLKAMSEMELGSASIDLGKMVVKFKAEANGRSIDQFLRDELADVVGKRDSNAHQGTDVVLYGFGRIGRLLARILVEKTGAGDGLRLRAIVVRKGAENDLAKRASLLRRDSVHGSFDGTIVIDEENSTMTVNGNLVNVIYSNDPKTVDYTKYAIKNALLVDNTGRWRDEEGLSQHLGCPGIARVVLTAPGKGALKNIVHGINHTDITPDDKIISAASCTTNAIVPVLKAINDQFGIVNGHVETVHSYTNDQNLIDNFHTGSRRGRSAPLNMVLTETGAATAAAKALPFLEGKLTGNAIRVPTPNVSMAILNLNLEKSTSRDEVNEYLRQIAMHSDLQKQIDYVCSEEVVSTDFVGSRHAGVVDAEATICTDNRLILYVWYDNEYGYSCQVVRVMEDIADVNPPAFPK; from the coding sequence GTGACTCAGAAGACTGACCAGTGTCTTGGTGAATGGATTGATCGCGAAGCCCTTGCCGAGGCAATGATTCCGCTTATTGGCCATCTCTACCGCAGTAATAACGTGGTGACGTCCATCTACGGACGCGGCCTTATCAATCGCTCTGTTATTGCAATTCTTAAAGCGCACCGCTTTGCTCGTCACCGTATTGGTAACGATTCTGAGCTGTCTGTGCGTGACACCTACCCTATGCTAAAAGCCATGAGCGAAATGGAGCTGGGCAGTGCATCTATCGATTTAGGTAAGATGGTTGTTAAGTTCAAAGCTGAAGCCAATGGCCGCAGTATTGACCAGTTTTTACGCGACGAGCTGGCTGATGTGGTGGGTAAGCGCGACAGCAATGCTCACCAAGGTACTGATGTTGTGCTTTATGGTTTTGGTCGTATTGGTCGCTTATTGGCGCGTATTCTGGTTGAAAAAACCGGCGCTGGTGACGGCCTGCGTTTACGCGCAATTGTCGTGCGCAAAGGTGCAGAAAATGACCTAGCTAAACGTGCCAGTCTGCTGCGCCGCGATTCTGTGCATGGCTCGTTTGATGGCACCATCGTCATCGATGAAGAAAACAGCACGATGACCGTCAATGGAAATTTGGTTAACGTTATTTACTCAAATGATCCGAAAACAGTGGATTACACCAAGTATGCTATTAAAAATGCATTGCTGGTGGACAACACCGGTCGCTGGCGTGACGAGGAAGGCTTGAGTCAGCACCTAGGGTGCCCAGGCATTGCTCGCGTGGTACTGACGGCGCCGGGTAAGGGTGCACTGAAAAATATCGTGCATGGTATTAACCACACCGATATTACGCCCGATGACAAGATTATTTCGGCGGCATCGTGCACCACTAACGCAATTGTGCCAGTCTTAAAAGCGATTAATGATCAGTTCGGTATTGTTAACGGTCACGTTGAAACCGTGCATTCCTACACGAATGACCAAAACTTAATTGATAACTTCCACACAGGAAGCCGTCGTGGACGAAGTGCTCCGCTGAACATGGTATTAACCGAGACCGGTGCTGCCACAGCCGCTGCAAAAGCGTTACCCTTCTTAGAAGGCAAGCTTACCGGTAACGCGATCCGCGTACCAACGCCAAACGTTTCCATGGCGATTCTTAATTTAAATCTTGAGAAAAGCACGAGCCGCGACGAGGTCAACGAATACCTGCGCCAGATCGCGATGCATTCCGATTTGCAAAAGCAAATTGACTATGTTTGCTCAGAAGAAGTGGTATCAACAGACTTTGTTGGCTCGCGTCATGCGGGCGTGGTGGATGCAGAAGCGACCATTTGCACTGATAACCGATTAATTCTCTATGTCTGGTATGACAACGAGTACGGTTACAGCTGTCAGGTTGTGCGTGTGATGGAAGATATAGCTGACGTTAATCCACCAGCATTTCCAAAGTAA
- a CDS encoding Na(+)-translocating NADH-quinone reductase subunit A gives MIKIKRGLDLPMTGTPTQRIEAAKPVRSVAVIGFDYNGMKPTMQVQEGDRVKLGQVLFSDKKTPGVHFTAPGAGVVKAVNRGERRVLQSVVIELEGDDQVTFASYAADKLAGLAGEQVRENLQESGLWAALRTRPYSKIPAIDATPRSIFVTAMDTHPLAADPAVVIAEYAEDFSHGLTVLSRLAKVFLCKAEGATLPGETLDNVHTEAFSGPHPAGLPGTHIHFLDPVSATRSVWQIGYQDVIAIGKLFTSGQLWVERVISIAGPVVKKPRLVRTRLGANASDLVKGELAEGSNRVVSGSVLGGRTARGSCDFLGRYHNQLSCLAEDPHREVFHYLRAGVNKFSILNIFISKLSANKKFNFTTTTNGGERAMIPVGSYEKVMPLDILPTQLLRALLVGDTDVAQKLGCLELDEEDLALCTFACPGKYEYGPVLRDNLTRIEQEG, from the coding sequence ATGATCAAAATAAAACGTGGGCTTGACTTGCCCATGACAGGCACGCCAACACAGCGTATCGAGGCTGCAAAGCCTGTTCGTAGTGTTGCAGTCATAGGCTTCGACTATAACGGGATGAAGCCTACAATGCAGGTGCAGGAAGGGGATCGGGTCAAACTTGGCCAAGTTCTGTTCTCTGACAAAAAAACACCCGGTGTGCACTTTACAGCGCCAGGCGCTGGGGTGGTTAAAGCAGTTAACCGTGGTGAACGTCGCGTACTGCAATCTGTGGTGATCGAGCTGGAAGGTGATGATCAAGTCACGTTTGCCAGTTATGCTGCAGATAAATTAGCAGGGTTAGCAGGCGAGCAGGTACGAGAAAATCTGCAGGAGTCTGGTTTGTGGGCAGCTTTACGCACCCGCCCATACAGCAAGATTCCCGCCATTGATGCAACACCACGCTCGATCTTCGTGACGGCTATGGATACGCATCCATTAGCTGCTGATCCTGCAGTTGTCATTGCTGAATATGCAGAAGACTTCAGTCATGGCTTAACTGTGCTGAGTCGACTGGCAAAAGTATTTTTATGCAAGGCTGAAGGCGCGACCTTACCCGGTGAGACGTTAGACAACGTTCACACTGAAGCGTTCTCAGGCCCGCATCCCGCTGGTTTACCTGGCACCCATATTCACTTCCTCGATCCGGTCAGTGCAACGCGTAGCGTCTGGCAGATTGGTTATCAAGATGTGATTGCTATTGGTAAATTATTTACCAGCGGCCAATTATGGGTTGAGCGTGTCATTTCCATAGCTGGACCTGTGGTTAAAAAACCACGCTTAGTGCGCACCCGTTTGGGCGCTAATGCAAGCGATCTGGTTAAGGGTGAGTTGGCAGAAGGCAGCAATCGAGTGGTCTCCGGATCAGTCTTGGGCGGGCGTACTGCACGCGGAAGTTGTGACTTTCTAGGCCGTTACCATAATCAGCTGAGCTGCTTGGCTGAAGACCCCCATCGAGAAGTTTTTCACTACTTACGTGCTGGGGTTAACAAGTTCTCTATACTCAATATTTTTATTTCTAAGTTATCTGCAAATAAAAAGTTTAATTTCACCACAACCACCAATGGTGGCGAGCGAGCCATGATTCCTGTGGGCAGCTATGAAAAAGTAATGCCACTGGATATTTTGCCAACGCAATTATTGCGTGCGCTACTGGTCGGCGATACTGATGTGGCACAAAAGTTAGGCTGCTTAGAGTTAGATGAGGAAGATCTGGCGTTATGCACGTTTGCATGCCCAGGCAAGTATGAGTACGGCCCGGTTTTGCGGGACAATCTAACGCGTATTGAGCAGGAGGGATAA
- a CDS encoding NADH:ubiquinone reductase (Na(+)-transporting) subunit B: MSLRAFLDKVEHHFEKGGKYEKWYALYEAADTILYRPRSVTKTNAHVRDGVDLKRIMITVWLCAFPAMFFGMWNVGYQANLIFADNPELMAAQEGWRMALTAMLAGFDPGSVWDNMIQGATWFVPIYMVTFIAGGFWEVLFASVRRHEINEGFFVTSILFALIVPPTIPLWQVAMGISFGVVIGKEVFGGTGKNFLNPALAGRAFLFFAYPAQISGDAVWTAVDGFAGATALSVTAEGGMQQLLDSGLTWMDAFVGTMQGSIGETSTLAIFIGGAVLLIMRIAAWRIVAGVMLGMIALSLLLNMIGSDTNPLFAMPWYWHMVVGGFAFGMIFMATDPVSASMTNTGKWIFGALIGVMVVLIRVVNPAFPEGMMLAILFANLCAPLIDHFVVQANIKRRLARNV, encoded by the coding sequence ATGAGTCTTCGTGCATTCCTTGATAAAGTCGAACACCATTTCGAAAAAGGTGGTAAATACGAGAAATGGTATGCCTTGTATGAGGCTGCTGACACCATCTTGTATCGCCCACGCAGTGTCACCAAAACTAACGCTCATGTTCGCGACGGTGTTGACCTCAAGCGCATTATGATCACAGTTTGGCTATGTGCGTTTCCAGCTATGTTCTTTGGAATGTGGAACGTCGGTTATCAAGCTAACTTGATTTTTGCCGACAACCCAGAGCTGATGGCAGCCCAAGAGGGCTGGCGCATGGCTTTAACCGCCATGCTGGCAGGGTTTGATCCAGGCAGCGTCTGGGACAACATGATCCAAGGAGCCACTTGGTTTGTGCCAATTTACATGGTGACTTTCATTGCCGGTGGATTCTGGGAAGTGTTGTTTGCTTCTGTTCGTCGCCATGAAATTAACGAAGGGTTCTTCGTAACCTCGATTCTCTTCGCGCTAATCGTTCCGCCAACCATTCCTTTATGGCAAGTGGCCATGGGTATCAGCTTTGGTGTCGTGATTGGTAAAGAAGTGTTTGGTGGTACCGGCAAGAACTTCTTGAACCCTGCACTGGCGGGTCGTGCCTTCTTGTTCTTTGCTTATCCAGCGCAGATCTCTGGTGATGCTGTATGGACTGCAGTAGATGGTTTTGCCGGAGCTACAGCGTTGAGCGTCACTGCTGAAGGTGGTATGCAGCAGTTGTTGGATTCAGGTTTGACTTGGATGGATGCCTTTGTGGGTACCATGCAGGGCTCTATCGGTGAAACCAGTACCCTAGCAATCTTTATTGGTGGTGCGGTGCTGCTGATTATGCGCATTGCTGCATGGCGTATTGTTGCTGGCGTGATGCTTGGCATGATTGCTTTAAGTCTGCTGCTTAACATGATTGGTTCAGATACCAACCCGCTGTTTGCCATGCCGTGGTACTGGCATATGGTTGTCGGTGGTTTTGCTTTCGGCATGATCTTTATGGCGACTGACCCTGTATCTGCATCTATGACCAATACCGGTAAGTGGATCTTTGGTGCGCTGATTGGTGTGATGGTGGTGTTGATCCGCGTGGTTAACCCAGCGTTCCCAGAAGGCATGATGTTGGCGATTCTGTTTGCTAACCTCTGTGCACCATTAATTGACCACTTTGTTGTTCAGGCCAACATTAAGCGGAGGCTGGCGCGCAATGTCTAG
- a CDS encoding Na(+)-translocating NADH-quinone reductase subunit C, with amino-acid sequence MSSPKESITRTLTVALLVCLVCSIFVAGAAVALRPIQSENRLLDKQRSILSIAGLGDASMSGAQVKQMFAERIEARLVDLETGKYSDAQDPVTFDPLASSKDPALSKVLKGAEDIASIKRRERYSTVYVVEQNGQLDTLIIPVRGYGLWSTLHGFIAVKGDLNTVAGFGFYEHGETPGLGGEVDNPKWRDQWLGKSLFNNKDEVAIRVVKGNVDQSSATAVNQVDGLAGATLTSNGVTHLVQFWLGENGFGSFIEHLRAGEA; translated from the coding sequence ATGTCTAGTCCAAAAGAATCAATCACCCGCACGCTGACCGTTGCTTTATTGGTGTGCTTGGTGTGTTCAATATTCGTGGCAGGAGCAGCGGTTGCTCTACGCCCCATTCAATCTGAAAATCGTTTGCTCGATAAGCAACGCAGCATTCTGTCAATTGCTGGACTGGGTGATGCCAGTATGTCTGGTGCGCAAGTTAAGCAAATGTTTGCTGAGCGGATTGAAGCGCGTCTTGTTGATTTAGAAACAGGTAAGTATTCCGATGCTCAAGACCCTGTTACTTTTGATCCACTGGCGTCATCGAAAGATCCAGCGTTATCCAAAGTACTGAAAGGTGCTGAGGATATTGCCTCCATCAAGCGTCGTGAGCGTTATAGCACGGTGTACGTGGTTGAACAGAATGGTCAGTTAGATACGCTTATCATTCCGGTACGCGGTTACGGTTTGTGGTCAACTCTGCATGGCTTTATTGCGGTGAAAGGTGATCTCAATACTGTTGCTGGTTTTGGCTTCTATGAGCATGGTGAAACGCCTGGTTTGGGTGGTGAAGTTGACAATCCAAAGTGGCGTGATCAGTGGTTAGGTAAAAGCCTGTTTAACAATAAAGATGAAGTGGCTATTCGCGTCGTAAAAGGTAATGTTGACCAAAGCAGTGCAACAGCTGTTAATCAAGTCGATGGCTTGGCAGGTGCAACCTTAACCAGTAACGGTGTCACCCATTTAGTGCAGTTCTGGCTAGGTGAGAATGGCTTTGGTAGCTTTATTGAGCATTTACGTGCAGGGGAGGCGTAA
- a CDS encoding NADH:ubiquinone reductase (Na(+)-transporting) subunit D, producing the protein MSQPTIKQVVLDPIFNNNPIGLQMLGICSALAVTTNVETALVMSVALTLVTAFSNMFISMIRKQIPSSIRMIVQMVIIASLVIVVDQVLKAFAYSLSKQLSVFVGLIITNCIVMGRAEAFAMSNPPVLSFFDGVGNGLGYSAMLVVLGIIRELFGAGKIMGYAILPAVNDGGWYLPNGMLLLPPSAFFLIGLIIWGLRMWKKEQVEEPDFRIAAHSQEKEAY; encoded by the coding sequence ATGTCACAGCCAACAATTAAACAAGTTGTACTTGATCCGATTTTTAACAACAACCCCATTGGCTTGCAGATGCTGGGCATCTGTTCGGCATTGGCGGTCACCACTAACGTAGAAACTGCGCTAGTGATGTCGGTTGCCCTAACTTTGGTAACTGCGTTCTCGAATATGTTTATTTCGATGATTCGCAAGCAAATCCCTAGCTCAATTCGCATGATTGTGCAGATGGTGATCATTGCCTCGCTGGTGATCGTGGTTGATCAGGTCCTGAAAGCTTTCGCTTACTCGCTATCAAAACAGTTGTCGGTATTCGTCGGTTTGATTATCACCAACTGTATTGTGATGGGCCGTGCAGAAGCATTTGCTATGTCTAATCCGCCGGTACTGTCATTCTTTGACGGTGTTGGTAACGGTTTAGGTTACAGCGCAATGCTGGTTGTTTTAGGGATCATCCGTGAGTTATTTGGTGCAGGCAAAATAATGGGTTACGCCATACTTCCTGCGGTCAATGACGGCGGCTGGTACTTACCTAACGGGATGTTGTTATTACCACCTTCGGCATTCTTCTTAATTGGTTTGATTATTTGGGGGCTGCGCATGTGGAAGAAAGAGCAGGTTGAAGAGCCTGATTTCCGTATTGCTGCGCACTCTCAAGAGAAGGAGGCATACTGA
- the nqrE gene encoding NADH:ubiquinone reductase (Na(+)-transporting) subunit E: MEHYISLFVKAVFVENMALAFFLGMCTFIAISKKVETAIGLGIAVVVVQVITVPANNLIYTYLLKDGALAWAGMPEVDLSFLGLLSYIGVIAAIVQILEMLLDKYVPALYNALGVFLPLITVNCAIMGGTLFMVERDYNFTESAVYGLGSGFSWALAIALLAGIREKLKYSDVPQGLQGLGITFITIGLMSLGFMSFSGIQL; encoded by the coding sequence ATGGAACATTACATCAGCTTATTTGTTAAGGCCGTTTTTGTTGAAAACATGGCGTTGGCGTTCTTCTTGGGTATGTGTACTTTTATTGCGATTTCCAAAAAAGTGGAAACTGCAATTGGCCTAGGTATTGCGGTTGTGGTGGTGCAGGTGATTACTGTGCCGGCCAACAACCTGATCTACACCTACTTACTTAAAGATGGCGCGTTGGCTTGGGCCGGTATGCCTGAAGTCGATCTAAGTTTCTTAGGCTTACTCAGCTACATCGGCGTAATTGCGGCGATTGTGCAAATTCTAGAAATGCTCCTCGATAAGTATGTGCCAGCGTTATATAACGCGCTGGGCGTATTCTTGCCGTTGATTACCGTAAACTGCGCCATCATGGGTGGTACTTTGTTTATGGTGGAGCGTGATTACAATTTCACAGAAAGTGCTGTATATGGCTTAGGCTCAGGTTTCTCATGGGCGCTAGCGATTGCACTGTTGGCCGGTATTCGTGAAAAACTTAAATACAGCGATGTGCCACAAGGCCTGCAAGGTCTGGGTATAACGTTTATTACGATTGGCTTAATGTCATTGGGCTTTATGTCATTCTCTGGCATTCAACTGTAA
- the nqrF gene encoding NADH:ubiquinone reductase (Na(+)-transporting) subunit F, with protein MNFEIFLAIGMFTAIVLALVAMILVARARLVSSGDVAININSERTITVPAGDKLLQTLASSDIFIPSACGGGGTCGQCTCIVKSGGGGLLPTEESHFTKREANEGWRLACQVSVKQDMEIEVPEEVFGVKKWECTVESNPNVATFIKELTLRIPDGDDVNFRAGGYVQLECPPHVVHYKDFDIQPEFHEDWDKFDIWRYTSTVTETTIRAYSMANYPEETGIVKFNIRIATPPPGQDHIPAGIMSSYVFSLKPGDKITVYGPFGDFFAKDTDAEMVFIGGGAGMAPMRSHIFDQLKRLNSKRKISFWYGARSLRESFYNEEYDQLQEENPNFTWHLALSDPLPEDNWEGYTGFIHNVLYENYLKDHPAPEDCEFYMCGPPMMNKAVTDMLLNLGVEPENILLDDFGG; from the coding sequence ATGAATTTTGAGATTTTTCTCGCTATAGGTATGTTCACCGCGATCGTCCTCGCCTTAGTAGCGATGATTCTAGTCGCCCGTGCGCGCTTGGTATCCAGCGGTGATGTAGCCATTAATATCAACAGTGAACGTACGATTACCGTACCTGCTGGTGATAAGTTGCTACAAACATTAGCGAGCAGCGATATTTTTATTCCTTCCGCGTGTGGCGGTGGTGGTACCTGTGGACAATGCACTTGCATAGTAAAGAGTGGCGGTGGTGGTTTGCTACCGACGGAAGAATCGCACTTTACTAAGCGTGAGGCAAACGAAGGCTGGCGCTTAGCCTGTCAGGTTTCAGTCAAGCAGGATATGGAAATTGAAGTTCCAGAAGAAGTGTTTGGCGTTAAGAAGTGGGAATGTACGGTTGAATCCAACCCGAACGTAGCAACTTTTATTAAAGAGTTGACCTTGCGCATCCCTGACGGCGACGATGTAAACTTCCGTGCTGGTGGTTATGTGCAGTTGGAATGTCCGCCGCACGTAGTTCATTATAAAGACTTTGATATCCAGCCTGAGTTTCATGAGGACTGGGATAAGTTTGATATTTGGCGCTACACTTCAACGGTGACTGAAACGACCATCCGTGCTTATTCAATGGCCAACTACCCAGAAGAAACCGGCATCGTTAAGTTCAATATCCGTATTGCTACACCACCACCAGGTCAGGATCACATTCCAGCAGGAATTATGTCCTCTTATGTGTTCAGCCTGAAGCCAGGCGATAAGATTACCGTATATGGACCATTTGGTGACTTCTTCGCTAAAGATACTGATGCAGAAATGGTCTTTATCGGTGGTGGTGCAGGTATGGCACCGATGCGCTCGCATATTTTTGATCAGCTTAAGCGTTTGAACAGTAAGCGCAAAATCAGCTTCTGGTATGGCGCACGTTCCTTGCGTGAATCTTTCTACAACGAGGAATACGATCAGTTGCAGGAAGAGAACCCAAACTTCACCTGGCATTTAGCTTTGTCTGATCCGTTGCCAGAAGATAACTGGGAAGGCTACACTGGGTTTATTCATAACGTTCTTTATGAGAACTACCTAAAAGATCACCCAGCACCAGAAGACTGCGAGTTCTACATGTGCGGGCCACCAATGATGAACAAAGCAGTAACTGACATGCTGCTGAATTTAGGTGTGGAACCGGAAAATATCTTACTTGATGACTTTGGAGGCTAA
- a CDS encoding FAD:protein FMN transferase — MLRNLLQGACLATALVLTLSACESNAERVEELSGLTMGSTFTIKYVYNAATPAADAVGAEVQSILDEVDRQMSTYRLDSDIARFNQSPVNTCMQMPQPVLDLVQYGHELSRISDGAFDLTLGPLLDVWGFGPQARAKHVPSAEDIAQAKARVGYQHVRVVNDQLCKDADVQVEFNSIAAGYTVDRISERFAELNIDSYMIEVTGELIAKGRKPDGSPWRIALEQPLGDGQRVIQRVLEIDGYGLNTSGDYRNYFEEDGVRFSHTIDPQEAAPIRHRLASVTVVDQSTLRADGLGTLLLVLGPERGLDFAEQHNIAAFFVMRDGDGFATQVSSEFSRIFPEGGNP; from the coding sequence ATGCTGCGCAACCTGTTACAGGGAGCGTGTTTAGCTACAGCCTTAGTTTTAACGCTCAGTGCTTGCGAGAGCAACGCTGAGCGCGTTGAAGAGTTGTCCGGTCTTACCATGGGTAGCACTTTTACGATCAAGTATGTTTACAATGCCGCAACACCTGCAGCCGATGCTGTGGGTGCTGAGGTGCAAAGTATTTTGGATGAGGTCGACCGGCAAATGTCGACCTATCGTCTAGACTCTGACATTGCCCGCTTTAATCAATCTCCCGTTAATACCTGTATGCAGATGCCACAGCCTGTGCTGGATTTAGTCCAGTATGGCCATGAGCTGTCGCGTATCAGCGATGGTGCATTTGATTTAACTTTGGGACCGCTGCTGGATGTGTGGGGCTTTGGTCCGCAAGCGCGTGCTAAGCATGTGCCCAGTGCTGAAGACATTGCTCAAGCAAAAGCTCGTGTGGGTTATCAGCATGTGCGCGTGGTCAATGATCAGTTGTGCAAAGATGCTGATGTGCAGGTTGAGTTCAATAGCATCGCAGCAGGCTATACGGTTGATCGTATCAGTGAGCGTTTTGCTGAACTCAATATCGACAGCTACATGATTGAAGTGACTGGTGAGTTGATCGCAAAAGGACGTAAACCTGATGGTTCACCGTGGCGTATTGCCCTTGAGCAGCCGCTGGGTGATGGGCAGCGGGTAATTCAACGGGTATTGGAAATTGATGGTTACGGACTGAATACCTCCGGTGATTACCGTAATTATTTTGAGGAAGATGGTGTGCGCTTCTCACATACCATTGATCCACAAGAGGCCGCCCCCATCCGTCACCGCTTGGCTTCTGTGACTGTTGTTGATCAATCTACCTTACGCGCCGATGGTTTAGGTACACTGTTGTTAGTTCTTGGCCCCGAGCGCGGTTTAGACTTTGCAGAACAACATAATATTGCGGCTTTTTTTGTGATGCGCGATGGTGATGGTTTTGCGACACAGGTCAGTTCAGAATTTTCCAGGATATTTCCTGAAGGAGGTAACCCATGA
- the nqrM gene encoding (Na+)-NQR maturation NqrM: MLFIVVFAVMALVVLGMSAGVLAGRKPIAGSCGGIANLGIEKQCSICGGVREKCDEANDPQGVLAQDAVLAYDATKR, from the coding sequence ATGTTATTTATTGTGGTCTTTGCTGTCATGGCGCTGGTCGTACTGGGTATGTCTGCTGGCGTATTAGCTGGGCGCAAACCCATCGCTGGCTCGTGCGGTGGAATTGCTAACTTGGGCATTGAAAAACAGTGCTCGATTTGCGGCGGTGTACGTGAGAAGTGTGATGAAGCCAATGATCCGCAAGGTGTGTTAGCGCAGGATGCTGTGCTGGCTTATGACGCGACCAAGCGCTAA
- the sthA gene encoding Si-specific NAD(P)(+) transhydrogenase: MAVYNYDVVILGSGPAGEGAAMNAAKAGRKVAVVENRGVLGGSSTHLGTIPSKALRHSVRQILRFNTSSLFRQIGEPRWFSFPDVLKNAEGVIEQQVASRTSYFARNRIDVYFGTASFADEHSIDVVGPSRVEKLVANEIIIATGSRPYRPADVDFNHPRIYDSDTILSLSHTPRRLIIYGAGVIGSEYASIFSGLGVLVDLIDNRSQLLNFLDDEISDALSYHLRNNNVLIRHNEEYERVEGIDKGVILHLKSGKKIKADGFLWCNGRTGNTDQLGLENVGLTANSRGQIEVDEYYRTAVPNIYAAGDVIGWPSLASAAYDQGRSAAGNIIDDDAWHFVDDVPTGIYTIPEISSIGKTERELTEAKVPYEVGKAFFKSMARAQISKEPVGMLKILFHRETLAILGVHCFGYQASEIVHIGQAIMNQPGEANTLKYFINTTFNFPTMAEAYRVAAYDGLNRLF, encoded by the coding sequence ATGGCGGTTTACAACTATGATGTGGTGATTCTGGGTTCAGGACCTGCAGGGGAAGGGGCGGCAATGAATGCTGCCAAAGCAGGCCGTAAAGTTGCTGTTGTAGAAAACCGTGGCGTTTTGGGGGGTAGCAGTACACATTTAGGCACCATTCCTTCAAAGGCATTACGTCACTCCGTGCGTCAAATTTTGCGCTTTAATACCAGCTCATTATTTCGACAAATTGGCGAGCCGCGCTGGTTTTCTTTTCCCGACGTGCTAAAAAATGCGGAAGGTGTCATCGAGCAGCAAGTCGCGTCTCGTACCAGCTATTTTGCGCGCAACCGTATCGATGTTTACTTTGGCACAGCCAGTTTTGCTGATGAGCATAGCATTGATGTGGTAGGCCCAAGCCGCGTTGAAAAACTAGTTGCCAATGAAATTATTATTGCGACAGGCTCACGTCCCTATCGTCCTGCTGATGTTGATTTTAATCATCCACGTATTTATGACAGCGATACCATTTTAAGTCTGAGTCACACCCCGCGCCGCTTGATTATTTACGGGGCGGGTGTGATTGGCAGCGAATATGCGTCGATTTTTAGTGGTTTAGGCGTATTGGTTGATTTGATTGACAATCGTAGTCAGTTGTTGAATTTCTTGGATGATGAAATTTCAGATGCCTTAAGTTATCACTTGCGCAACAATAACGTGTTGATTCGTCACAACGAAGAATATGAGCGCGTCGAAGGCATTGATAAAGGTGTAATTTTACACCTCAAGTCGGGCAAAAAAATTAAAGCTGATGGCTTCCTCTGGTGTAACGGTCGTACGGGTAATACCGATCAGCTTGGCCTCGAAAATGTTGGCTTAACTGCCAATAGTCGCGGACAAATTGAAGTCGATGAGTATTACCGTACTGCGGTGCCTAATATTTATGCTGCCGGTGATGTAATTGGTTGGCCGAGTCTTGCCAGTGCTGCCTATGACCAAGGACGCTCCGCTGCCGGTAATATTATCGATGACGATGCATGGCATTTTGTTGATGATGTGCCAACAGGCATTTATACCATCCCAGAAATCAGCTCGATTGGTAAAACAGAGCGCGAGTTGACTGAAGCAAAAGTGCCTTATGAAGTGGGTAAAGCCTTCTTCAAGAGTATGGCGCGTGCGCAGATTTCTAAAGAACCGGTGGGCATGCTGAAAATCTTGTTCCACCGCGAAACTTTAGCGATTTTGGGTGTGCATTGCTTTGGTTATCAAGCCTCAGAAATTGTTCATATTGGCCAGGCGATTATGAATCAGCCAGGTGAAGCCAATACGCTGAAGTATTTTATTAATACTACGTTTAACTTCCCAACCATGGCTGAAGCCTATCGTGTTGCCGCTTACGATGGATTGAATCGGCTTTTTTGA